The proteins below are encoded in one region of Ostrea edulis chromosome 3, xbOstEdul1.1, whole genome shotgun sequence:
- the LOC125675395 gene encoding mitochondrial carrier homolog 2-like: MASVVSYAAGVVITTITHPLGYAKVLTQLGHEPLIPSLSKTLLTRQERWYYPNIFKYIGHIKNRDGFLGLWRGLGPQIVESMVRTYVSHTLTEELKKKFPIDETENRREIVIFLKQFGIKTSREVLAKSVAIVCSHPYQVIAIRTMAQFIGEETMYNNIFSSISEIYRIEGFSGFFAGLVPRLIGEVIAITLINLMSDLINEYCVEDKEYRSYTTVACDLAVSQITYPFVLVSRIMSVNNSGLAAASPPYMMYYANWRDCWTNLKKTGELSRGSLMFWRRCTSLDRHNRMYNPPIDSYRKYASF, translated from the exons ATGGCGAGTGTCGTTTCGTACGCGGCCGGAGTTGTTATTACAACAATAACACACCCTCTTGGCTATGCCAAAGTCTTGACACAG CTGGGACATGAGCCACTGATTCCATCGTTATCCAAAACTCTTTTGACACGCCAGGAAAGATGGTATTACCCAAACATATTCAAATACA ttggCCACATCAAGAATCGGGATGGTTTTCTCGGCTTGTGGAGAGGACTTGGACCACAAATTGTAGAAAGCATGGTCAGGACTTACGTCTCGCACACTCTGACAGAG GAGTTGAAGAAAAAGTTTCCAATAGATGAAACAGAGAACAGAAGAGAAATCGTAATTTTTCTGAAACAGTTTGGAATTAAG ACGTCCAGAGAAGTGTTGGCCAAATCAGTAGCCATTGTCTGTAGTCATCCCTACCAAG TCATTGCCATTAGAACGATGGCACAATTTATTGGCGAGGAAACCATGTACAA CAACATCTTTTCATCGATCTCGGAAATTTACAGGATAGAGGGGTTCTCGGGATTCTTTGC TGGCCTGGTACCAAGACTAATTGGAGAAGTCATTGCCATAACCCTCATAAACCTGATGTCAGATCTTATCAACGAATATTGTGTGGAGGATAAG GAATATCGATCTTACACGACTGTCGCCTGTGAT CTAGCTGTGTCTCAGATCACCTATCCTTTTGTGCTGGTCTCAAGAATAATGTCCGTCAACAACTCGGG ACTGGCCGCTGCTTCTCCTCCTTATATGATGTACTATGCAAACTGGCGAGACTGTTGGACCAATCTTAAAAAGACT GGCGAATTAAGTCGGGGATCATTAATGTTTTGGAGACGATGCACAAGCCTGGATCGACATAACAGGATGTACAATCCTCCTATTGACTCGTACAGGAAGTACGCAAGCTTCTGA